In one Epinephelus moara isolate mb chromosome 6, YSFRI_EMoa_1.0, whole genome shotgun sequence genomic region, the following are encoded:
- the ubqln4 gene encoding ubiquilin-4: protein MADESKADRTEEGNADKNVAPGVSMMVVNVKTPMGKEEITISEDSSVLQFRQEVSKKFNAQQDQLVLIFTGKILKDADTLKQHGIKDGLTVHLVIKSAPKSTGDSTSRTSSSAATPQSNSSSSSSTAPDGAGGGTSQRPTQPAGPSGPANALSGLGDLSGLFGPGMHSSSLMEMQQQVQSQLMSNPQMMSQIMGSPLVQNMMSNPDLMRQMMAGNPQMQQLLNQNPDVSRLFGNPDLMRQLQNPETLSMLTNPRAMQALVQIQQGLQTLQAEVPGFMSRLSPGALTVPPTTGGSVPPVNLQPPAMATGSTPAAATSPSQQQLMQQMLQMFAGGGPSLQTPEVRFQQQLDQLSAMGFIDRQANLQALIATGGDVNAAIERLLA, encoded by the exons ATGGCGGACGAAAGTAAGGCGGACCGTACGGAGGAGGGAAACGCAGACAAAAATGTTGCTCCCGGAGTATCAATGATGGTGGTCAACGTTAAAACCCCCATGGGAAAAGAGGAAATTACGATTTCGGAGGATTCTTCTGTCCTTCAG TTCAGACAGGAGGTATCCAAAAAGTTCAACGCCCAGCAGGACCAGCTGGTGTTGATATTTACAGGAAAGATTCTGAAGGATGCCGATACTTTAAAGCAGCACGGCATCAAAGACGGGTTGACCGTTCATCTCGTCATCAAGAGTGCCCCCAA ATCAACAGGTGACAGTACATCCCGAACAAGTTCCAGCGCTGCAACACCTCagagtaacagcagcagcagcagcagcactgcacCAGACGGAGCAGGAGGCGGCACGAGTCAGAGGCCAACACAACCAGCCGGTCCTTCAGGACCTGCTAATGCACTGA GTGGGCTCGGTGACCTGTCTGGTTTGTTCGGTCCAGGCATGCATTCATCCAGCCTCATGGAGATGCAGCAGCAGGTGCAGAGTCAGCTGATGTCCAACCcacagatgatgtcacagattatGGGCAGCCCGCTGGTCCAGAACATGATGTCCAACCCCGACCTGATGAGACAGATGATGGCAGGCAATCCTCAGATGCAGCAGCTCTTGAATCAGAACCCGGACGTCTCCCGCTTGTTCGGCAACCCTGACCTCATGAGACAG CTGCAGAATCCAGAAACGCTGTCCATGCTGACCAACCCCAGAGCCATGCAGGCTCTCGTACAGATCCAGCAGGGCCTGCAGACCTTACAGGCAGAAGTCCCAGGATTCATGTCCAG ATTGTCCCCTGGAGCTCTCACAGTTCCTCCAACCACAGGGGGTAGCGTTCCCCCAGTGAACCTTCAACCTCCTGCCATGGCAACAGGATCCACTCCGGCCGCAGCCACCAGTCCCTCTCAGCAGCAGCTCATGCAGCAGATGTTACAGATGTTTGCAGGCGGAGGACCATca CTACAGACCCCGGAGGTTcgtttccagcagcagctcgACCAGCTCAGCGCCATGGGCTTCATCGACCGCCAAGCCAACCTGCAGGCGCTCATTGCTACAGGAGGGGACGTCAACGCCGCCATCGAGAGACTGCTGGCCTAA
- the LOC126391282 gene encoding 1-phosphatidylinositol phosphodiesterase-like: protein MKAGHRCLLFHCILLSVTFLCHGNNVFFNDNSNLILPGSYNIPWMAGIEDFRILSSITIPGSHDSMALYGGPEVKCQALSLRDQLRAGIRFLDLKVFGLGDTLYVMHGVMFQRSTLKDVLATVRTFLSEFRSEAVLIRVQPESFEKSTVNQMVQSLIGNDQHVWVNSGMPNMGQVRGKIVFLQKSTFTLGIPLIDTGRKGSNEVSDVKNKDNRIIKQLNQATIACGGDNVVLTYTSGTGFGTFWGMFLTPKGVAEKVNPWLNQYLRQFYPNQPRPCFGVIAMDFPGFDLIQTVINLNWW, encoded by the exons ATGAAGGCTGGTCACAGGTGTCTCCTTTTCCACTGCATTTTGCTGTCCGTCAC TTTTTTGTGCCACGGAAACAACGTGTTCTTCAATGACAATAGTAACCTCATACTCCCGGGGTCCTACAATATTCCATGGATGGCGGGCATTGAGGATTTCCGCATCCTCTCTTCCATCACCATCCCTGGTTCCCATGACAGCATGGCCCTGTACGGAGGTCCAGAGGTTAAATGCCAGGCTTTGTCCCTGAGGGATCAGCTCAGAGCTGGCATTCGTTTCCTGGATCTCAAAGTGTTTGGACTGGGTGACACCCTCTATGTCATGCACGGGGTTATGTTCCAGCGCAGCACTCTCAAGGATGTCCTAGCCACTGTGCGAACCTTCCTGTCAGAGTTTAGGTCTGAGGCTGTGCTCATTAGAGTGCAACCAGAGTCCTTTGAGAAGAGTACTGTCAATCAAATGGTGCAGAGTCTTATTGGCAACGACCAACATGTGTGGGTGAACTCGGGGATGCCAAATATGGGTCAGGTCAGGGGGAAAATTGTGTTCTTGCAGAAGAGCACCTTCACATTGGGAATTCCTCTCATAGATACAGGCAGGAAAGGTAGCAACGAGGTTAGCGAcgttaaaaataaagacaacagAATCATCAAGCAGCTGAACCAAGCCACTATAGCCTGTGGAGGTGATAACGTTGTTCTGACGTACACTAGCGGCACAGGCTTTGGTACTTTCTGGGGAATGTTTCTGACTCCAAAGGGAGTGGCTGAGAAGGTGAACCCATGGCTCAACCAGTACCTGAGACAGTTTTACCCCAATCAGCCCAGACCGTGCTTTGGTGTCATTGCCATGGACTTCCCTGGCTTTGACCTCATTCAAACTGTTATCAACTTAAACTGGTGGTAG